The following coding sequences lie in one Mycobacterium gordonae genomic window:
- the rfbD gene encoding dTDP-4-dehydrorhamnose reductase, protein MSGRLIITGAGGQLGTLVAAQATREGRDVLARTSSDWDITDAAAAEQIIRAGDVVVNCAAYTDVDGAETDQARAYAVNATGPENLARTCARAGARLVHVSTDYVFNGVFPDARPRPYEPDDPTGPQGVYAASKLAGEKAVLAGLPEAVIVRTAWVYTGGADRNDFVAVMQRLAAKDGPIKVVDDQTGSPTYAADLAAALLELADSPVRGQVLHAANEGVVSRFEQARAVFEENGADPRRVQPCTSDEFPRPAARPSYSALSGRSWAAAGLTPLRPWRPALKAALTAASDRPLPSTRD, encoded by the coding sequence ATGTCGGGCAGGCTGATCATCACCGGTGCGGGCGGGCAGCTAGGCACGCTCGTGGCGGCGCAGGCCACCCGCGAGGGCCGCGACGTGCTGGCCAGAACCTCGTCGGACTGGGACATCACCGACGCCGCCGCGGCCGAGCAGATCATCCGGGCAGGCGACGTCGTGGTCAATTGCGCCGCCTACACCGACGTCGACGGCGCCGAGACCGACCAGGCCCGTGCCTACGCCGTCAACGCGACCGGCCCGGAGAACCTCGCCCGGACCTGCGCGCGAGCCGGTGCCCGGCTGGTCCACGTTTCCACCGATTACGTCTTCAACGGCGTCTTCCCGGACGCCCGGCCACGCCCCTACGAACCCGACGACCCCACCGGCCCCCAGGGCGTCTATGCGGCAAGCAAGTTGGCCGGGGAAAAAGCCGTGCTCGCCGGGCTGCCGGAGGCGGTGATCGTGCGCACCGCCTGGGTGTACACCGGCGGGGCCGACCGCAACGACTTCGTCGCCGTCATGCAGCGGCTGGCCGCGAAGGACGGACCGATCAAGGTCGTCGACGACCAGACCGGCTCGCCCACCTACGCAGCAGACCTGGCGGCCGCGCTGCTGGAGCTCGCCGATAGCCCGGTGCGAGGCCAGGTGCTGCACGCCGCCAACGAGGGCGTGGTGTCCCGTTTCGAGCAGGCCCGGGCGGTGTTCGAGGAGAACGGCGCGGACCCGCGGCGGGTGCAGCCGTGCACCAGCGACGAGTTTCCACGGCCCGCGGCGCGGCCGTCGTACTCCGCGCTGTCCGGCCGCTCCTGGGCTGCAGCGGGCCTGACCCCGCTGCGGCCCTGGCGCCCCGCTCTGAAAGCGGCGCTGACGGCGGCCTCCGATCGACCGTTACCCTCTACGCGTGACTGA
- a CDS encoding glycosyltransferase family 2 protein gives MTDVLPVVAVTYSPGPHLERFLASLSLATDRPVGVLLADNGSTDGTPEAAVERYPNVRLMPTGANLGYGTAVNRTVAQLRDGDWDRFDPEWVIVANPDVQWGPGSIDALLEAAARWPRAGALGPLIRDPDGSVYPSARHLPSLVRGGMHAVLGPVWPRNRWTRAYRQEHLDPSERPVGWLSGSCLLVRRSAFDQIGGFDERYFMYMEDVDLGDRLGKAGWLSIYVPSAEVLHHKGHSTGRDPGRHLAAHHRSTYLFLADRNTGWWRAPLRWTLRGSLAVRSRVMVRNAARRSRRSAREELAEGRR, from the coding sequence GTGACTGACGTGCTGCCGGTCGTCGCGGTGACCTATTCGCCGGGCCCGCACTTAGAGCGGTTCTTGGCGTCGTTGTCGCTGGCCACCGACCGGCCGGTGGGCGTGCTGCTGGCCGACAACGGCTCCACCGACGGCACGCCGGAAGCCGCCGTCGAGCGCTACCCGAACGTGCGCCTGATGCCCACCGGGGCCAACCTCGGATACGGTACGGCGGTCAATCGCACGGTCGCCCAGCTGCGCGACGGGGATTGGGACCGCTTTGACCCGGAGTGGGTGATCGTCGCCAACCCGGATGTGCAGTGGGGCCCGGGCAGCATCGACGCCCTGCTGGAGGCCGCCGCCCGCTGGCCACGGGCCGGCGCCCTGGGTCCGCTGATCCGCGACCCGGACGGCTCGGTGTACCCCTCGGCGCGCCACCTGCCCAGCCTGGTCCGCGGTGGCATGCACGCGGTGCTCGGGCCCGTCTGGCCGCGCAACCGGTGGACGCGGGCCTACCGACAGGAGCATCTCGATCCCAGCGAACGGCCGGTCGGCTGGCTCTCGGGGTCGTGTCTGCTGGTGCGCCGGTCGGCGTTCGACCAGATCGGCGGCTTCGACGAGCGCTACTTCATGTACATGGAGGATGTCGACCTCGGCGACCGGCTGGGCAAGGCGGGGTGGCTGTCCATCTACGTCCCCTCGGCCGAGGTGTTGCACCACAAGGGTCACTCGACCGGACGCGACCCGGGTCGCCATCTGGCCGCCCACCACCGCAGTACTTACCTGTTTCTGGCGGACCGGAACACCGGGTGGTGGCGGGCGCCGCTGCGCTGGACGCTGCGGGGATCGCTGGCGGTGCGCTCGCGCGTGATGGTGCGCAACGCGGCGCGTCGGTCGCGCCGGTCGGCTCGGGAAGAACTCGCAGAAGGGCGGCGCTGA
- a CDS encoding mannose-1-phosphate guanylyltransferase, producing MATHDVDAVVLVGGKGTRLRPLTLSAPKPMLPTAGLPFLTHLLSRIAAAGIEHVVLGTSYRAEVFEAEFGDGSKLGLQIDYVTEEKPLGTGGGIANVAEKLRHDTVMVFNGDVLSGTDLGELLAFHRDHQADVTLHLVRVSDPRAFGCVPTDSDGRVTAFLEKTQDPPTDQINAGCYVFARRIIDRIPRGREVSVEREVFPALLSDPDVKVCGYVDATYWRDMGTPEDFVRGSADLVRGIAPSPALHGQRGESLVHDGAAVAPGALLIGGTVVGRGAEIGPGVRLDGAVIFDGVKVEAGSVIERSIIGFGARIGPRALIRDGVIGDGADIGARCELLRGARVWPGVSIPDGGIRYSSDV from the coding sequence GTGGCAACCCACGACGTGGATGCGGTGGTCCTGGTCGGCGGCAAGGGCACCCGGCTGCGGCCACTGACCTTGTCGGCGCCCAAGCCGATGTTGCCGACGGCCGGGCTGCCGTTCCTGACCCACCTGCTGTCGCGGATCGCCGCGGCCGGCATCGAGCACGTGGTGCTGGGCACCTCCTACCGCGCCGAGGTATTCGAGGCCGAGTTCGGCGACGGTTCCAAGCTCGGGCTGCAGATCGACTACGTGACCGAGGAGAAGCCGCTGGGTACCGGCGGCGGTATCGCCAACGTCGCCGAGAAGCTGCGCCACGACACCGTGATGGTGTTCAACGGCGACGTCCTGTCCGGCACCGACCTGGGCGAGCTGCTGGCTTTCCACCGCGATCACCAGGCCGATGTGACATTGCACCTGGTACGCGTGAGCGATCCTCGCGCATTCGGTTGTGTGCCCACCGACAGCGACGGCCGGGTCACCGCGTTTCTGGAGAAGACGCAGGACCCGCCGACCGACCAGATCAATGCCGGCTGCTACGTGTTCGCGCGCCGGATCATCGACCGGATTCCGCGGGGGCGGGAGGTTTCGGTGGAGCGCGAGGTGTTCCCCGCGCTGCTGTCGGACCCGGACGTGAAGGTGTGCGGCTACGTCGATGCCACCTACTGGCGTGACATGGGCACCCCGGAAGACTTCGTGCGCGGCTCGGCGGATTTGGTGCGCGGCATCGCCCCGTCGCCGGCCCTGCACGGCCAGCGCGGCGAGAGCCTGGTGCACGACGGCGCGGCGGTGGCCCCCGGGGCGCTGCTGATCGGTGGCACGGTCGTCGGGCGCGGCGCCGAGATCGGTCCAGGCGTCCGGCTGGACGGCGCGGTCATCTTCGACGGCGTCAAGGTGGAGGCCGGCAGCGTCATCGAGCGCTCGATCATCGGGTTCGGGGCGCGCATCGGTCCGCGGGCGCTGATCCGCGACGGCGTGATCGGTGACGGCGCCGACATCGGCGCCCGATGCGAGCTGCTGCGCGGTGCGCGGGTGTGGCCGGGCGTCTCGATTCCCGACGGCGGCATCCGTTACTCGTCGGATGTCTGA
- a CDS encoding NUDIX domain-containing protein, producing the protein MSVRDSVIALLTGWQAPNAAQESLAEAVLGFVLARADACLRECEPGHVTASTLVLDDTGARVLLTLHPRLGRWVQLGGHCEADDPDILAAASREAAEESGVADLRLESELVAVHVHPVTCSLGVPTRHLDLQFVAHAPAEAQIVLSEESDDLRWWPAGALPPGTDHALEYLVGQALRRTQTSDE; encoded by the coding sequence GTGAGCGTCCGGGATTCGGTGATTGCTCTGCTCACCGGCTGGCAGGCACCCAACGCTGCTCAGGAATCGTTGGCCGAGGCGGTGCTGGGGTTCGTGCTCGCCCGCGCCGACGCGTGCCTGCGTGAGTGCGAACCCGGCCATGTCACCGCGTCCACCCTGGTGCTCGACGACACCGGCGCGCGGGTGCTGCTCACCCTGCACCCCCGGTTGGGCCGCTGGGTGCAGTTGGGCGGACACTGCGAAGCCGACGATCCCGATATCCTCGCCGCCGCTTCCCGGGAAGCGGCCGAGGAATCCGGTGTCGCGGACCTGCGACTGGAGTCCGAACTCGTTGCGGTGCATGTACATCCAGTGACCTGCTCGCTGGGGGTGCCGACGCGGCACCTGGATCTTCAGTTCGTCGCACATGCCCCGGCCGAGGCGCAGATCGTGCTCAGCGAAGAGTCCGACGACCTGCGGTGGTGGCCGGCCGGCGCATTGCCGCCCGGCACCGATCACGCGCTGGAGTATCTGGTGGGCCAGGCTCTGCGCCGAACTCAGACATCCGACGAGTAA
- a CDS encoding coenzyme F420-0:L-glutamate ligase — MPPAGEHGSAARIEILPVAGLPEFRPGDDLAAALIAAAPWLRDGDVVVVTSKVVSKCEGRLVPAPEDDEERDRLRRRLVDEEAVRVLARKERTLITENRLGLIQAAAGVDGSNVGRTELALLPLDPDGSAAALRAELRERLGVTVAVVITDTMGRAWRNGQIDATIGAAGLAVLHNYSGAVDPHGNELVVTEVAVADEIAAAADLVKGKLTDTPVAVVRGLDPVDDGSTARRLVRAGTEDLFWLGTAEAIELGRGQAQLLRRSVRKFSAEPVSPDVVESAVAEALTAPAPHHTRPVRFVWLQDRAARTRLLDRMKDKWRADLTGDGRPAESVERRVARGQILYDAPEVMIPFLVPDGAHSYPDAARSAAEHTMFTVAVGAAVQALLVALAVRGVGSCWIGSTIFAADLVRDELALPADWAPLGAVAVGYPAEPAGLRDPVPVADLLIRK; from the coding sequence CTGCCACCGGCCGGCGAACACGGCTCCGCCGCCAGGATCGAAATCCTGCCCGTGGCCGGGCTTCCCGAATTCCGCCCCGGCGACGACCTGGCCGCCGCGCTGATCGCGGCCGCGCCGTGGCTGCGCGACGGTGACGTGGTGGTGGTGACCAGCAAGGTGGTGTCCAAGTGCGAGGGCCGGCTGGTGCCGGCGCCCGAGGATGACGAAGAACGAGACCGGTTGCGCCGCAGGCTCGTCGACGAAGAGGCCGTCCGGGTGCTGGCTCGCAAGGAACGGACGCTGATCACCGAGAACAGGCTGGGTCTGATCCAGGCGGCGGCCGGCGTGGACGGATCCAATGTCGGGCGAACCGAATTGGCGTTGCTGCCGCTGGACCCGGATGGCAGCGCCGCTGCCCTGCGGGCCGAGTTGCGCGAGCGACTCGGCGTCACGGTCGCCGTGGTCATCACCGACACCATGGGCCGCGCCTGGCGCAACGGTCAGATCGACGCGACGATCGGTGCCGCGGGTCTGGCGGTGCTGCACAACTATTCGGGGGCCGTCGACCCGCACGGCAACGAACTGGTGGTCACCGAGGTGGCGGTCGCCGACGAGATCGCTGCCGCCGCCGATCTGGTCAAGGGCAAGCTCACCGACACGCCGGTCGCGGTGGTACGCGGACTGGACCCGGTCGACGACGGCTCGACGGCGCGCCGGCTGGTGCGCGCGGGCACCGAAGACCTGTTCTGGCTCGGCACCGCCGAGGCGATCGAGTTGGGGCGCGGGCAGGCCCAGCTGCTGCGCCGGTCCGTGCGCAAGTTCAGCGCCGAGCCGGTGTCCCCGGACGTGGTGGAATCCGCTGTCGCCGAAGCACTCACCGCGCCGGCCCCGCACCACACCCGTCCGGTGCGCTTCGTCTGGTTGCAGGACCGGGCCGCCCGCACGCGGCTGCTGGACCGGATGAAGGACAAGTGGCGCGCCGACCTCACCGGGGACGGCCGGCCCGCGGAATCCGTCGAGCGCCGGGTGGCACGCGGCCAGATTCTCTACGACGCACCGGAAGTGATGATCCCGTTCCTGGTGCCCGACGGAGCCCACAGCTATCCCGACGCCGCCCGCTCCGCGGCCGAACACACCATGTTCACCGTCGCGGTGGGCGCGGCCGTGCAGGCGCTGCTGGTTGCGCTGGCGGTGCGCGGCGTCGGCAGCTGCTGGATCGGGTCGACGATCTTCGCCGCCGACCTGGTCCGCGATGAGCTCGCGCTGCCCGCCGATTGGGCGCCGCTGGGCGCCGTCGCCGTCGGATATCCCGCCGAGCCCGCGGGGTTGCGCGACCCGGTGCCGGTCGCGGACTTGTTGATCCGCAAATGA
- a CDS encoding WhiB family transcriptional regulator produces MGGTPHTTPEPAETIMPPVRPHLSVVPDAPVAFEPEPVEEIPADQWQDKALCAQTDPEAFFPEKGGSTREAKKICLGCEVRHECLEYALAHDERFGIWGGLSERERRRLKRGII; encoded by the coding sequence ATGGGAGGCACACCGCACACCACTCCCGAGCCGGCTGAAACCATCATGCCGCCTGTCCGTCCTCATCTGAGCGTGGTTCCCGATGCGCCTGTGGCTTTCGAGCCGGAGCCCGTCGAGGAGATCCCTGCCGATCAGTGGCAGGACAAAGCGCTGTGCGCGCAGACCGACCCGGAAGCCTTCTTCCCGGAGAAGGGTGGGTCCACCCGCGAGGCCAAGAAGATCTGCCTGGGTTGCGAGGTCCGGCACGAGTGCCTGGAGTACGCCCTCGCGCACGACGAGCGGTTCGGCATCTGGGGTGGTCTGTCCGAGCGCGAACGCCGCCGCCTCAAACGCGGCATCATCTGA
- a CDS encoding metallopeptidase family protein, translating into MRGPLLPPTVPGWRSRAERFDMAVLEAYEPIERRWQDRVGELDVAVDEIPRISAKDPYSVQWPPEVIADGPIALARLIPAGVDVRGNATRARIVLFRKPIERRAKDTVELGDLLHEILVAQVAIYLDVEPSVIDPTIDD; encoded by the coding sequence GTGCGCGGCCCCCTACTACCACCGACGGTGCCCGGCTGGCGCAGCCGGGCCGAGCGGTTCGACATGGCGGTGCTGGAGGCCTATGAACCGATCGAGCGGCGCTGGCAGGATCGGGTCGGCGAACTGGACGTCGCGGTGGACGAGATTCCGCGCATCTCCGCCAAGGATCCCTACAGTGTGCAGTGGCCACCGGAAGTGATCGCCGACGGGCCGATCGCCCTGGCCCGGCTGATACCGGCCGGCGTCGATGTTCGCGGCAACGCGACGCGAGCCCGAATTGTGTTGTTCCGTAAACCCATTGAGCGGCGTGCCAAAGACACCGTAGAACTCGGCGACTTACTGCATGAAATCCTGGTGGCCCAGGTGGCAATCTACCTGGACGTGGAACCTTCGGTCATCGACCCGACGATCGACGACTGA
- a CDS encoding DUF3499 domain-containing protein encodes MNVPRRCCRPGCPHYAVATLTFVYSDSTAVVGPLATAREPHSWDLCVNHAGRITAPRGWELVRHAGPLPTHPDEDDELVALADAVREGGAASGRNAARTPVLVNGFVASDGFDDVPRSAGTVADSHLHHAGAHATAPSGGLLAPPEHRSGRRRGHLRVLPDPPG; translated from the coding sequence GTGAACGTACCCCGACGCTGCTGCCGGCCCGGGTGTCCGCATTATGCAGTGGCAACGTTGACGTTCGTCTACTCGGACTCGACGGCGGTGGTCGGCCCGCTCGCAACCGCGCGGGAACCGCACTCGTGGGATCTGTGCGTCAACCATGCCGGCCGCATCACGGCACCGCGGGGCTGGGAACTGGTGCGCCATGCCGGGCCGCTGCCCACCCATCCCGACGAGGACGACGAACTCGTGGCGCTGGCCGACGCCGTGCGCGAGGGTGGGGCGGCTTCCGGAAGGAACGCCGCGCGAACCCCCGTGCTGGTCAACGGGTTCGTCGCCAGCGACGGCTTCGACGACGTACCGCGCTCCGCCGGGACCGTCGCCGATTCCCACCTGCACCATGCGGGCGCCCACGCCACCGCGCCGAGCGGTGGTCTGCTCGCACCGCCCGAACATCGCTCCGGACGTCGACGTGGCCACCTGCGGGTGCTGCCGGATCCTCCCGGCTAG
- a CDS encoding phosphomannomutase/phosphoglucomutase yields the protein MSWPAEAVHRVIKAYDVRGLVGEQINEALVTDVGAAFARLMRGEGATQVVIGHDMRDSSPSLSAAFASGVTGQGLDVVRIGLASTDQLYFASGLLDCPGAMFTASHNPAAYNGIKLCRAGAKPVGADTGLGAISEDLIAGVPGHDGPPGAVTDKDVLADYGVFLRSLVNNTDLRPLRVAVDAGNGMAGHTAPAVLGAIESITLLPLYFELDGTFPNHEANPLDPANLVDLQNFVRETGADIGLAFDGDADRCFVVDERGLPVSPSTVTSLVAARELGREIGATVIHNVITSRAVPELVTERGGTPLRSRVGHSYIKALMAETGAIFGGEHSAHYYFRDFWGADSGMLAALYVLAALGEQHRPLSELTADYQRYESSGEINFTVADAPACVDAVLKAFVSRIQSIDHLDGVTVDLGDGSWFNLRSSNTEPLLRLNVEGRSIEDVDAVVAQVSAEIAAQASEAAP from the coding sequence ATGTCGTGGCCCGCCGAGGCTGTCCACCGTGTCATCAAGGCCTACGACGTCCGCGGGCTGGTCGGCGAACAGATCAACGAGGCGCTGGTCACCGATGTCGGAGCGGCGTTCGCCCGGCTGATGCGCGGCGAGGGCGCGACCCAGGTGGTGATCGGCCACGACATGCGCGACAGTTCACCGTCGTTGTCGGCAGCCTTCGCCTCCGGCGTCACCGGCCAGGGGTTGGACGTGGTGCGGATCGGCCTGGCGTCCACCGACCAGTTGTATTTCGCCTCCGGGCTGCTGGACTGTCCCGGCGCCATGTTCACCGCGAGCCACAACCCGGCGGCCTACAACGGCATCAAACTGTGTCGGGCCGGGGCCAAGCCGGTCGGCGCCGACACCGGGTTGGGCGCCATCAGCGAGGACCTGATCGCCGGCGTGCCCGGGCACGACGGGCCGCCGGGAGCGGTCACCGACAAAGATGTGCTGGCCGACTACGGCGTGTTCCTGCGCTCTCTGGTCAACAACACCGATCTGCGCCCGTTGCGGGTCGCGGTGGACGCCGGTAACGGCATGGCCGGTCACACCGCCCCGGCGGTGCTCGGTGCGATCGAGTCGATCACGTTGCTGCCCTTGTACTTCGAACTGGACGGAACGTTTCCCAACCACGAGGCCAATCCGCTGGATCCGGCGAACCTGGTAGACCTGCAGAACTTTGTGCGTGAAACCGGCGCCGATATTGGGCTGGCGTTCGACGGGGACGCCGACCGCTGCTTCGTCGTCGACGAGCGTGGCCTGCCCGTCTCGCCGTCGACGGTCACCAGTCTGGTGGCCGCCCGCGAACTCGGCCGTGAGATCGGCGCCACCGTGATCCACAACGTGATCACCTCGCGCGCGGTGCCCGAACTGGTGACCGAGCGCGGCGGCACGCCGCTGCGCTCGCGCGTCGGGCACTCCTACATCAAGGCCCTGATGGCCGAAACCGGCGCGATCTTCGGCGGGGAACATTCGGCGCACTACTACTTCCGCGATTTCTGGGGCGCCGACTCCGGCATGTTGGCCGCGCTGTACGTGCTGGCCGCACTCGGCGAACAACACCGGCCGCTGTCCGAGCTCACCGCCGACTACCAGCGCTACGAATCCTCGGGCGAGATCAACTTCACCGTTGCCGACGCACCGGCGTGCGTGGACGCCGTGTTGAAGGCGTTCGTGAGCCGGATCCAGTCCATCGACCACCTGGACGGCGTCACGGTCGATCTCGGTGACGGCAGCTGGTTCAACTTGCGCAGCTCCAACACCGAGCCGCTCTTGCGGCTGAATGTGGAGGGGCGCAGCATCGAGGATGTGGATGCGGTGGTCGCGCAGGTCAGTGCCGAAATTGCGGCCCAGGCGAGCGAGGCCGCTCCGTGA
- a CDS encoding TobH protein codes for MSALGAVDLEDADGLIAADRDGLLRAASMAGAQVRAVAAALSEGELDSLRGEDRVRSVIWVAGRGTAETAGALLAATLATVAAEPIALVTEAPPWVGPLDVLIVAGDDPGDPALVGAAATGVRRGSRVVVVAPFEGPLRDSTAGRVAVLSPRLPGLAEFGLCRYLAAGLAVLQTVDSRLSIDLAALADELDAEALRNSAGRDLFTNPAKTLAARMTDSQVALAGDSAATLALARHGSAVLLRVAQQAAAAAGLGDAVAALRNGPGGFADPAAALFHDEQIDGPLPRRLRVLALTLAAERTVVAARVAGLDDVYLVGAEDMQDPASAPTATARAEQQLAVLAVRLEMAAVYLRLARG; via the coding sequence GTGAGTGCCCTCGGGGCCGTCGATCTGGAGGACGCTGACGGCCTGATTGCCGCCGACCGCGACGGGCTGTTGCGGGCGGCGTCAATGGCCGGTGCGCAGGTGCGTGCGGTGGCGGCCGCCCTCAGCGAAGGCGAACTGGACTCGCTGCGCGGTGAGGATCGGGTGCGCAGCGTGATCTGGGTGGCCGGCCGCGGCACCGCCGAGACCGCCGGCGCCTTGCTGGCGGCGACGTTGGCGACCGTCGCCGCCGAGCCGATCGCGCTGGTCACCGAGGCGCCGCCGTGGGTCGGCCCGCTCGACGTGCTGATCGTCGCCGGTGACGATCCGGGGGATCCTGCGCTGGTGGGTGCGGCAGCGACCGGCGTGCGTCGTGGCTCGCGGGTGGTGGTGGTTGCCCCGTTCGAGGGTCCGTTGCGGGACTCCACGGCCGGCCGGGTCGCGGTGCTGTCGCCTCGACTGCCGGGACTGGCGGAATTCGGCTTGTGCCGGTATCTGGCTGCGGGTCTGGCTGTGCTGCAGACCGTCGACTCACGGCTGAGCATCGACCTGGCCGCGCTCGCCGACGAACTGGACGCCGAGGCGCTGCGCAACAGCGCCGGCCGCGACCTGTTCACCAATCCGGCCAAGACGTTGGCCGCCCGCATGACCGACAGCCAGGTCGCGCTCGCCGGTGACAGCGCCGCCACCCTGGCGTTGGCCCGGCACGGCAGCGCGGTGCTGCTGCGGGTCGCACAGCAGGCCGCGGCGGCCGCCGGTCTGGGCGATGCGGTGGCCGCGTTGCGCAACGGGCCCGGTGGTTTCGCCGATCCCGCGGCCGCGCTTTTCCACGACGAGCAGATCGACGGCCCGCTGCCCCGGCGGCTGCGGGTGCTGGCCCTGACATTGGCGGCCGAGCGGACGGTGGTGGCCGCGCGGGTGGCCGGGCTCGACGACGTCTATCTGGTGGGTGCCGAGGATATGCAGGACCCGGCCTCGGCGCCGACCGCGACGGCACGCGCCGAACAGCAACTGGCAGTATTGGCCGTTCGGCTGGAGATGGCCGCGGTTTACCTGCGACTGGCACGGGGATAG
- the manA gene encoding mannose-6-phosphate isomerase, class I, which produces MELLRGALRTYAWGSRTALAEFTGRPVPAAHPEAELWFGAHPGDPAFLRTPDGETSLLTALAEDPEGQLGAGSRARFGDVLPFLVKVLAADEPLSLQAHPSAAQALEGFAREQRLGIPVNSPVRNYRDTSHKPELLVALQPFEALAGFRQASKTTELLRALNVSDLDPFIDLLNDQSDADGLRALFTTWITAPQPDLDVLVPAVIDGAIQYISSGATVFAAEVKTLLELGERYPGDAGVLAALLLNRVTLAPCEAIFLPAGNLHTYLRGFAVEVMANSDNVLRGGLTPKHVDVPELLRVLDFTPTAEAQLRPSIRSDGLERIYDTPTAEFALSLLVLDGDHLGHEVDAPSSHDGPQILLCVEGPLTVHGKSGSLTLERGAAAWVGADDGPIRLSAQRPAKLFRATVGL; this is translated from the coding sequence GTGGAACTGCTACGCGGAGCGTTACGCACCTACGCTTGGGGATCACGCACCGCTCTCGCCGAATTCACCGGGCGGCCGGTGCCGGCCGCGCATCCCGAGGCCGAACTGTGGTTCGGTGCTCACCCCGGTGATCCGGCCTTTCTCAGGACGCCCGACGGCGAGACATCGCTGCTGACCGCACTCGCCGAGGATCCCGAGGGCCAGCTCGGTGCCGGCTCGCGGGCGCGGTTCGGTGATGTGCTGCCGTTTCTGGTCAAGGTGTTGGCCGCCGATGAGCCGCTGTCACTGCAGGCGCACCCGAGCGCGGCGCAGGCGCTCGAGGGTTTCGCCCGCGAGCAGCGACTCGGCATCCCGGTCAACTCGCCGGTGCGCAACTACCGCGACACCAGCCACAAGCCCGAGCTGCTGGTTGCGCTGCAGCCCTTCGAGGCGCTGGCCGGCTTCCGCCAGGCCTCAAAGACCACCGAGTTGCTGCGCGCACTCAACGTGTCCGATCTCGATCCGTTCATCGATCTGCTGAACGACCAATCCGATGCCGACGGCCTGCGCGCGCTGTTCACCACCTGGATCACCGCGCCCCAGCCCGACCTCGACGTGCTGGTGCCGGCCGTGATCGACGGCGCGATTCAGTACATCAGTTCCGGCGCAACGGTATTCGCCGCCGAGGTGAAAACGCTGCTGGAACTGGGGGAGCGGTATCCCGGCGATGCCGGGGTGCTCGCGGCGCTGTTGCTCAACCGGGTCACGCTGGCGCCGTGCGAGGCGATCTTCCTGCCCGCCGGCAACCTGCACACCTACCTGCGTGGGTTCGCGGTGGAGGTGATGGCCAACTCTGACAACGTGTTGCGCGGTGGGCTGACGCCCAAGCACGTCGACGTGCCCGAACTGCTACGGGTGCTCGACTTCACGCCGACCGCCGAAGCGCAACTGCGCCCGTCGATCCGCAGCGACGGCCTGGAACGGATCTACGACACCCCGACCGCCGAGTTCGCGCTCTCACTGCTGGTTCTCGACGGCGATCACCTCGGTCATGAAGTCGACGCGCCGTCGAGTCATGACGGGCCGCAGATCCTGTTGTGTGTCGAGGGTCCGCTCACCGTGCACGGCAAGTCCGGGTCGTTGACGCTCGAGCGCGGCGCGGCCGCGTGGGTCGGCGCCGACGACGGGCCCATCCGGCTGTCCGCCCAGCGACCGGCCAAGCTGTTCCGGGCTACCGTGGGCTTGTGA